Genomic window (Neodiprion lecontei isolate iyNeoLeco1 chromosome 7, iyNeoLeco1.1, whole genome shotgun sequence):
CAAGTACAGCCAATGTTACAACGGTACATGCAATCGCGAGTATCCAGTAAGTGGCGGACAATTCAGGCCCGATTTTCTCGACGTCGTCGTGATTTCTGACGAAAGTCGGAATGGTAAGGAAGCAGATCGTCAAGCCGGCGTGAACCGCGTAACAGCCGATGGCTGTTGCGAAGGCGAGTTGGTCTTTTCCAAACCAGACAGCCGCCAATTTTCCCGGCACAGGAACAATGAAAACCTGGCTTACGGCGACCATGGCCTGCCCTGTCAGCAGCACCGGAAAACGATCTTGGGCTGCTGAAAAGACCTTAATCCAAGCTCCGAGACACGTGAATACGGAGCCTATCACGACCGTCCATTTCAGGCCTATCCGTTCCGTCAAAAACAAGGCAGGGAAGAAGAAAACTGAGTAGGACACCATCAACACGATGCTGGTCGATGCTACCGCTAACACCGAGACATCGTAGTACCTGAAGCCTCCGGTTTCCGTTAGTATACATAATATAGGCGCACGAGTCAAGGTCTTGAATTCTGGTTTCTCTTtcgtttcgaattttgaacACTCATCTATGTTCGTAACAAGAAGAGGAATACCGTTGCCGGTGTTGAATAATTATCTTACCTACTTATTATATGGCCGATGATCGtgaattgaggatattgataGCTGCTGCATACACTGCATAAGACATACAAGAATAGCTGAAGCCACCGTCTTTTGAAAACCCGGACTTTCAACGGACTGCCACTCGCGGTGTCCTCGTTTTCCTCTGGGTGTTCAGTCTTAAGAGGATTCATGACGTTATTGTCAGTGATTTGTTGATTCCTCATTATTTTCGAACACTTTTAACAAATATGTATCCTTTATTAGCTGCGGAGTTGCTTTCAATCAGGATTCTCGATAACCACACTCTGACCTCACCACCTATGAAATGCTATTCTAATGGATAGCTTTACTATTCTCACTGAAAGATGTTTATAATCAAATACGAGTGTACAACGTTGTCCTGaatattccttttttattttatgatatgttatagtagactaaaaatcGCGCGAcacatataattattgtttttacttaccaaTCAACACTTTATGGAGATGAAACCATCCTACAAAGTAAGGCGTGTCAAGAGGCGGTTTGGCAGTATCTTTttcaattaagaaaattacattttccaTTTCCCGCTgggagaaaacttttccagatggattggttaaaaaataccaagtatgttcttgtgggtgaaactATCAAATCGCCtcttgacatgccttacttttTAGGGTGGTTTCAtccccttaaagtgtttaatagcagataaaaaaaatttgagtcgCTTAGTTTTCAGTCTACTACAAGATTTtacgaaagaaatcaaattggTGAGCTCGACTTGGGATACCTTTCTTGTTAGTCATATCGCTGCATCATAAACAGGCCGTAAAAACAGCCGCCTCGAGTTTAAAAAACCAACTTTAGCAAGCGTAGCAAAGGACTCAGATTTCTGTTTGATCTTAATAATACGAGTATATGAGGAGTTCATACCAACCCGTCCGACGTACAATCCTTACTCTTCTTGATTTCGTAGCcgatatattattacattacattactCGACTTAATTTAGAGATTTTTATCTCTTACAGTTTTCAAGAAGGACAATTTCCTCTTTCGACAATTTCcacttaaaaaaatattttcaatttgttataACCTTTGACCGGCAGATCAGATCATCAAAGTTATTAAATCTAATTATTCGTATTGGAATGCAGTTATGCAAATTTTAAGAATTATTGAATAATGATTCTGAGTATACCATGTCAATGAGTTTCTTTTTGCAGTGTTCACTTTCTTAATTCATTCGAGCACAAATTAAACACGCTTCGAGTCACCTGCTGCGGCAGATATTCGCGGAATAAAATATCGATTACTCAAAAATTAAgaatgggaaaaataaaaatgaaataaaagccCGTTATCGGACCTAGCCCGAACTGTTCGTTTCTATGCTCAGAACTTTCAGAGattattcttaaaaaaattaaaattcacataGCTACCAAGTCCAAGGCACGGCCTCCTAGTCCGAAACATGTTCTACGTTTTGTGagcattatattttttttttttttaaatgcaatCAGTACCGATAATTTAAGTTTTCAGCCATCATATCCCAAGTAAAAGATCCCAAAAAATACCTGTCATTCACTTTGTCCTTAGAAACGTAGTGAAGAATCAGCCAAAGAAATAGAACGGGGTGAGAGCCGGACGTTAATATGGTGTTTACCGCCTCTACGTATTTTGTATCAATATAATAAGGTAATTACACACTATGAAGATTTCACATGGCATGTAATGTTATCGGTATGACTGTATCGCAGCTGTTTCATATTTGTTATCTAAGTTATGTAAATTAGCCAATACTTGACAACGTTCCCCAATCGAACATTCATTACTGACACATTTACTCATATGAAATAATCGCAACTGCGTAAATAATGTTCTATCAAGTAACCGCTAAAATGTTTTTTCGACGCATATGTTACAATCGTAGGTATCGCAACGATCGCGTAACTGAGCTGCCGACCAAgctaaaattgtaaattgtttGTTACATTGTACGTTAATAAAACTGACTCGCAGAATCTGAGGATCAAGTGAAACtgttgttcaatttttattcgcttCAAACTGAACGATAATTAGTTCCACGTATCAACTTCTCTGTAGAGTTAGAAAGAGGCTCACTGGACGGCATTTATTTTACACCTTGTTGCATATTTCTGGACTTTTTGCCGGCGAAGCTCTGGTTTGTGAAAAATCGTCAACAGAGTTGCCAAGCCAAGCGCACTGCATAAAATCGAGTGCGCCGCAATGTCTCCGTATACCTCCAGTACCTTGCTAGTAACTAGAACTATCCATATTCCGTTGAGCTGACTAGACATGGACAAAATCCCGGTTACGACAGCTTCGGATTCCGGGTAAGTAGCTTCGACGCACATCTCCATTGCAACGACGCAGTAGCTTCccaaaaaaaatctgtaacgttACCAGCCTAACATTAGTTGATCATAAAGGACCAAAAAAACTACGAGTATTCGTTTCGAAACCACTTACGCAAGAATCCCGCCGGATACGAACACCATTACTTTGTTCTCCAAGTAATAACTTAAACCATATAAAATACCGAAAAGCAGCGCCATAGCGCTCGTCGCGGTAAAAATGATTCTGCGAATTGGTAAGTAAGCCTTATTTAAGATGTTCCGTATgttgttctttattttttaagtTCCAAAAATCACCTGAATTGCTTTGTCTTGTCAAGAATCGAAGCGACGATCACCGAGCCAATCAATCCCATGAGGCAAAACAACAGTTCCAGTTTTCCAAGCTCCGCATCAACGTTCTGCAATGGATTTGAACATTGTTAGGATTTCGGTCATGTCGGGATTGGCGTGACTCGAATGTTACCTTGAAACGATTAACGAGGAATGGGTTGCAAAATGTCGACGCTGTGTTTAACAGGCTCGTATTAAGACCCCATGCAAGCCATATAAGTAGATAGTTCCTGTTCCTCAGTACCCTCATCAGCGGCGGTAAAAATCCCTCCGGAGAACTTTCACGCTTGATTTTTTGAAGCGCCCTAGACTCGCTTGGCGGCAGAGATGGTTCATCCTGAAAAACTACGTAGTGAAACAACATACGTCATATCAGTAATGTCGTTCGTCAATCGTTATATCAGAGCCTGAAAATAGCCGTCACTCACGAAAAAACACAGCCAGGAAAACGACGGTGCAGAATATTGCCACTATCCAATAAATCAACGATAAATCACTCCCGATGTCGTCGAGACTTTCGTGATTCTTTACGAGTATCGGAACGACGATGAAGCAGCTAATGATGCCGCAACAGATAGCGTGGTACCCAATGGCAGTGGCCAGGGCCACCTGGTCCTTCCCAAACCAGCATGCAGCCAGTTTACCCGGCACAGGACACAGGAAGCTCTGGCTTACAGCAACCACGCATTGGCCCATCAATGTCACTGCGAAGCGATCCGGGGCTGCGGAAAACACCTTGATCCATGCTCCCAGGCAAGCCACCGTGGCCCCAATTACAACCGTCCACCTTAAACCTATGCGATTTATCAGGTAAGAGGTCGGAAACAGCAGCAACATGTACGAGACCATCAGCACCACGGTCGTCGATGCGACTGCGAATCGCGAAACGTTGTAGTACCTGAAGAATTGAGGTTTTATCATTATCAGTAGCACTGGCGtttgtcaaaaatattcaaggtCAGTCATGATCAGGTGGTAGAGATTAGTCATCTTACAGGCATACTATGTTCGTGATGATGGTGTACTGAAGCCATTGAACGCTGTTCGACGAACTAAAAAGGACGAAAAGGACAAGTTGGAGCCACCGTCTTTTGAAAACTTTGACTTCTAACGTGTCTGGTTTCAGAAATTTCTCATATTTCTCTATCGATGTGTCTTCAATTCTTTGCGACAACTCGATCTTTTCACCTGCGGTCATATCGACACTCCTGCACGTTTGAGAAGCTGTGCTTCACCTCGGCTTTGCTTCTATACCCAGGATTACTCTCCTCCACTTTTTGTTAACAGTTTTCACCCGAATGGCTAAATGGCACTGTCACGAATGGCATCTAAGGCTCATTTACTTCTATGCCAAACAGAAAATGGATCACCGTTCTTGTCCATACGGTTATTGTGACTAacaatgaaaatgtttttccaTCCGATACAGCTGTGTTACGATGTGAGCACGTCATGTGAGTTGAGATGAAGGCGTGACATGTGAATTTGAGATGGActtgacgtaaaaaaaatcattattgtgACACGCGATACTAAAAAAAGTCAAGACCGATGCCTTATGCAAAAGTTCTCACGTTAACTAGCCCACGGGTATCCGTATTTATTTCCGAAgaattttgtagaatttttcatcaaataattaattcagtAAAATTATTCCGCTGGGCAGTGATCCTTACTTCATTGAATCCAGTAACCTCCCCCTGGTCATCATTAACTGCTCATTCCTCTCTTCACAAATTCTATCTGACTAAACTCCTCCCGCTTTGACTTCTGTCATAGATGTCGTGATCTGCCTTCCTTGACTGTCATGGCCATCGAATTATGCTCTCAATAAACTCAATCTCGTCCCACTCGTCTAATCTTATTTTCTAGTTGTAAGCGGCAGAAATTCACATCTCATTCACCTATATTCTAATTGTTCACCATCCGAAATGCAACTTTGCCTAGTCAcatatatttctttattttttttctgttgctttacattttatattctaattttcttCTACCACTATTTTCTTCTGCACATGTacattaaatttattcattgtgACACATCATGTGTTATGCCCTTTGCCTCGTGGCTAAAGTAGGGCATAATAAAGTATTATCTATCTATCTCAACTTCATTTGTGGcaatgtaagaaaattaatgtattccacgaaaataagaaaaatatgcCTAACGATAACCGCATATTTTAGGTCAAGCGTTACGCACCTTTTGAagcgaaaaacaaattttcgtaATTGAAACCTTAATAAACATCCACTACATCTGAATTCAATTAGTACAAAGTTTTTCTACCGATAAATTTTCGTCAGACTAAGTTTGCTTCGTTATTCTATGGACgttacagtgaaaaaaaaaaaaaaaaaaacacaatttgtACTCAAGTCCACGTTTCCAGATTCTGGGAGGCGCAATTACGTGGAATAGATTGATTTATATtgtttttagttaaataacgTGTAACATATTTACACGAATAAAGGTAcctatatatttaaattttaccagaataaattaaacaaatttattccACTCTTTCATTACAAACGAGCAGTGAGAAAGAGTAAGCGTTAAGTAATTAGTGGGTGTTTGAAATGCTTATTGATGTTGAAATcggaatataaaattgaaatgtagTATTAATATTTCTATCCATACAGTCCTCAAAATTTGTTATGCTTCGTTAAACAGGTACCGACAATATTCATCCAACCATGATACGTTCTTCTATTCGTGGGACACTTGAAATAACTAACgggttttttttcacacacatTGTAATGGGCTTAATTGactaattgttattttttttttcttcttaaattGTTTTGCGTGGCTAAGCACCGACTAGTCCTATAAATTGCAGAAAAGCTAACGTCTACTGTGAAACACATAAAGCAATACTGGAATTGAATGgtcgataattattttctcacgATCTTAATCATTCTTCCGACTTGagtgtatgaaaattttgtatctTTGATGTAACTACGATATctttttcgaatgattttacGTCGCAAAACCATCTCGGCAATAAAAATGAGAAGCGTGCATATCCAACCGAATCCAAGaccgtaaaaaatgaaacgaagatCACGAAGAGTTATGACAAACGCGATAACATCACTCGAGAGATTCTCATCGGGCTTAACAGTCGACTCTTCGTACAAAGTCTTGGCTTCGTAAAATTTCGTTAATCCAGCTTCAACGATTGCCTGAGTAATGGCATTGAATCTGTCGATCAGGGGAAAATCC
Coding sequences:
- the LOC124295338 gene encoding uncharacterized MFS-type transporter C09D4.1-like, which gives rise to MTAGEKIELSQRIEDTSIEKYEKFLKPDTLEVKVFKRRWLQLVLFVLFSSSNSVQWLQYTIITNIVCLYYNVSRFAVASTTVVLMVSYMLLLFPTSYLINRIGLRWTVVIGATVACLGAWIKVFSAAPDRFAVTLMGQCVVAVSQSFLCPVPGKLAACWFGKDQVALATAIGYHAICCGIISCFIVVPILVKNHESLDDIGSDLSLIYWIVAIFCTVVFLAVFFLFQDEPSLPPSESRALQKIKRESSPEGFLPPLMRVLRNRNYLLIWLAWGLNTSLLNTASTFCNPFLVNRFKNVDAELGKLELLFCLMGLIGSVIVASILDKTKQFRIIFTATSAMALLFGILYGLSYYLENKVMVFVSGGILAFFLGSYCVVAMEMCVEATYPESEAVVTGILSMSSQLNGIWIVLVTSKVLEVYGDIAAHSILCSALGLATLLTIFHKPELRRQKVQKYATRCKINAVQ